A region from the Pelagovum pacificum genome encodes:
- a CDS encoding mechanosensitive ion channel family protein, translated as MTFFRILFLALALCLPFSAAAQDDGPNGTITAQNDAQTDAAMATRIREILEELGGYEDVTVTVSEGIVTLRGTTTSITEVTELSQLVNRVEGIVAVKNEVVETSDIVRRLNPAVERFRNRVEQLIVVLPLLLIAGAVFAVIVSIGFIIARWQNPWDRMAPNAFIANLYRAIVRLVFIVVGIVIALDIMNATALLSTILGAAGIIGLAVGFAVRDTVENFIASVMLSIRQPFGPNDVVEINGDQGKVIRLTSRATIILSFDGNHIRIPNATVFKSRIVNYSINPEMRFMFKLAVDFMADLGEAKRIATEAITELPFTLATPAPAVWLGEVTDSGIELVVTGWIDQTSTSLLLARGEALRRVKSGLLAAGIDIPNTTYTIHMAGSGEQTSHTDEEMKRPPPTVEVSDLAEVKETTAVELEAMVNAERNQDQTEDLLRENAQKE; from the coding sequence ATGACCTTTTTCAGAATTCTGTTTCTCGCGCTTGCGCTTTGCCTGCCTTTTTCTGCCGCCGCCCAGGATGACGGTCCGAACGGCACCATCACCGCCCAGAACGACGCCCAGACCGACGCGGCGATGGCGACCCGGATCCGCGAAATCCTTGAAGAGCTCGGCGGCTACGAAGACGTCACCGTGACAGTGTCCGAAGGCATCGTCACGCTGCGCGGCACCACGACCTCGATCACCGAGGTGACGGAGCTCAGCCAGCTCGTGAACCGGGTCGAGGGGATCGTCGCGGTCAAGAACGAGGTGGTCGAAACCTCCGACATTGTCCGTCGGCTGAACCCGGCGGTGGAGCGGTTCCGCAACAGGGTCGAGCAGCTGATCGTCGTGCTGCCGCTCCTGCTGATCGCGGGCGCCGTCTTTGCGGTGATCGTGTCGATCGGCTTCATCATCGCCCGCTGGCAAAACCCGTGGGACCGGATGGCGCCCAACGCCTTCATCGCGAACCTCTACCGCGCGATCGTGCGGCTTGTGTTCATCGTCGTCGGCATCGTCATCGCGCTGGACATCATGAACGCGACCGCGCTTTTGTCGACCATCCTGGGCGCGGCGGGGATCATCGGTCTGGCCGTCGGTTTCGCGGTTCGTGACACGGTGGAGAACTTCATCGCCTCGGTCATGCTGTCGATCCGTCAGCCCTTCGGCCCGAACGACGTGGTCGAGATCAACGGTGATCAGGGCAAGGTCATCCGGCTGACCAGCCGGGCGACGATCATCCTGTCCTTCGATGGCAACCACATCCGGATCCCGAACGCGACCGTCTTCAAGAGCCGGATCGTCAACTACTCGATCAATCCCGAAATGCGCTTCATGTTCAAACTGGCGGTCGATTTCATGGCCGATCTTGGCGAGGCGAAGCGTATCGCGACCGAAGCGATCACGGAGCTTCCATTCACCCTCGCCACCCCTGCCCCGGCCGTCTGGCTGGGCGAAGTGACCGACAGCGGGATCGAGCTGGTCGTCACCGGATGGATCGACCAGACAAGCACGTCGCTCCTCCTGGCGCGGGGCGAAGCGCTGCGCCGGGTGAAGAGCGGATTGCTCGCCGCCGGAATCGACATCCCGAACACCACCTACACAATTCACATGGCGGGTTCGGGCGAGCAGACCTCCCACACGGACGAGGAGATGAAACGCCCGCCGCCAACGGTCGAGGTCAGCGACCTCGCCGAGGTGAAAGAGACGACCGCGGTCGAGCTGGAGGCGATGGTGAACGCCGAACGGAACCAGGATCAGACCGAAGATCTGCTTCGTGAAAATGCTCAGAAGGAGTAA
- a CDS encoding capsule biosynthesis protein encodes MTTKPKARKFRIRRGVGPGAGAAAAAPAADPVDETDESPEQAARQQQANRQRPRVVAQSEETGGDVVDQEPTRQEQPARQQPPARQNAAQNPGQGREVKTDETPNRTLEGAVDSANQTAAEDDIDAIRREGLTGRQLRMARRVAQKQGMAVTSDFDAVRQLRKAGIDPFQRSSVLELVVPDGAQLADGAGGGNPNHQLPQTVPAGRNTLPARAKKAQLPSTDVGNPSAMQAGMLEVAKIQKQLAARRRRKIAFMLVRLLLFIGVPTFAAGWYFYNVATPMYATNSEVVIQQAEASGAAGGLGSLFQGTSMATQQDSIAVQSYLASREAMLRLDEEHGFREAFSEEHVDPLQSLPVDATNEETYDVYQKRVKVSYDPTEGILRMEVVAPDPQKSEQFASALVGYAEEQVDRLTQRLREDQMAGARESYENAEARRQESLGELLRLQQDLETIDPAGETSARTAQIAGLQTRRQELQLELQNRLAVRRPNESQVAALETEISNIDALIAEIQENAVSTADGQASQAEKNTQLRLAEENYAFQNVLVQQAMQSMESAQIEANRQVRYLSLSVAPVAPDQPTYPRAFEDTLLAFLIFSGIYLMVSITGSILREQVGS; translated from the coding sequence ATGACTACGAAGCCTAAGGCCCGCAAGTTCCGCATCCGCCGTGGTGTCGGACCGGGTGCCGGGGCCGCTGCCGCAGCACCCGCCGCCGATCCTGTCGACGAAACCGATGAGTCACCGGAGCAGGCCGCGCGTCAACAGCAGGCCAATCGCCAGCGTCCCCGCGTCGTCGCACAGAGCGAGGAGACCGGCGGCGACGTCGTCGATCAGGAGCCCACGCGGCAAGAGCAGCCTGCCCGCCAGCAGCCGCCCGCCCGACAGAACGCCGCCCAGAACCCCGGACAGGGGCGCGAGGTGAAGACGGACGAAACGCCGAACCGCACGCTCGAAGGTGCGGTCGACAGCGCGAACCAGACCGCCGCCGAAGACGACATCGACGCGATCCGCCGTGAAGGGCTGACCGGTCGCCAGCTTCGGATGGCGCGGCGTGTCGCCCAGAAGCAGGGAATGGCCGTCACCTCGGACTTCGATGCTGTCCGCCAGCTTCGGAAGGCCGGGATCGACCCGTTCCAACGGTCGAGCGTTCTCGAGCTCGTCGTGCCCGACGGCGCCCAGCTTGCCGACGGGGCGGGGGGCGGCAATCCGAACCACCAGCTGCCGCAAACGGTGCCCGCCGGTCGGAACACCCTGCCCGCACGCGCCAAGAAGGCACAGCTTCCATCGACCGATGTCGGCAACCCGAGCGCCATGCAGGCCGGGATGCTCGAAGTCGCGAAGATCCAGAAGCAGCTCGCCGCCCGCCGCCGCCGCAAGATCGCCTTCATGCTCGTCCGGCTGCTGCTGTTCATCGGCGTGCCGACCTTCGCCGCGGGCTGGTATTTCTACAACGTGGCGACTCCGATGTACGCCACCAACTCCGAGGTCGTGATCCAGCAGGCGGAAGCCAGCGGCGCGGCCGGCGGCCTCGGCAGCCTGTTCCAGGGCACCTCGATGGCGACGCAGCAGGACTCGATCGCGGTCCAGTCCTACCTCGCCTCGCGTGAGGCGATGCTTCGCCTCGATGAAGAGCACGGCTTCCGGGAAGCCTTCAGCGAAGAACATGTCGACCCGCTCCAGAGCCTGCCGGTCGACGCGACGAACGAAGAGACCTACGACGTCTACCAGAAGCGCGTGAAGGTCAGCTACGACCCGACCGAGGGCATCCTGCGGATGGAGGTCGTCGCCCCTGATCCCCAGAAGAGCGAGCAGTTCGCCTCTGCCCTCGTCGGTTATGCGGAAGAGCAGGTCGACCGCCTTACACAGCGACTTCGTGAAGACCAGATGGCCGGCGCGCGCGAGTCTTACGAAAACGCGGAGGCACGACGGCAGGAGTCGCTTGGCGAGCTCCTCCGCCTGCAACAGGACCTCGAGACGATCGACCCTGCCGGCGAGACTTCGGCGCGCACTGCACAGATCGCCGGCCTTCAGACCCGCCGGCAGGAGCTGCAGCTCGAACTGCAAAACCGGCTCGCCGTGCGCCGCCCGAACGAAAGCCAGGTCGCCGCGCTGGAGACCGAGATTTCCAACATCGACGCCCTGATCGCCGAGATCCAGGAGAATGCGGTCTCGACCGCCGACGGTCAGGCCAGCCAGGCGGAGAAGAACACCCAGCTTCGCCTCGCGGAGGAGAACTACGCCTTCCAGAACGTGCTGGTGCAGCAGGCGATGCAATCCATGGAATCGGCACAGATTGAAGCCAACCGTCAGGTGCGTTACCTGTCGCTCTCGGTGGCGCCGGTGGCGCCGGATCAACCGACCTATCCGAGGGCCTTCGAGGATACGCTCCTGGCCTTCCTCATATTTTCGGGGATTTATCTCATGGTTTCGATCACCGGTTCCATCCTGCGCGAACAGGTGGGCTCCTGA
- the kdsA gene encoding 3-deoxy-8-phosphooctulonate synthase, whose amino-acid sequence MKDVQVGNVTFGNDRPLTVIAGPCQLESRDHALMIGEAMQKACAAVGAGYVFKASYDKANRTSLKGKRGLGMDEGLEVLAAVKSELGVPVLTDIHSEAQCAPVAEVVDIMQIPAFLCRQTDLLLAAGKTGAVINIKKGQFLAPWDMANVASKVASTGNDRILLTERGVSFGYNTLVADMRSLPEMMKTGYPVVMDATHSVQQPGGLGGASGGQREFAPVMARAAVSLGISAVFIETHEDPDNSPSDGPNMIHLDQMPALVSRLMEFDKIAKADPIRL is encoded by the coding sequence ATGAAGGACGTCCAAGTCGGGAATGTCACGTTCGGCAACGACCGTCCGCTGACCGTCATCGCCGGGCCCTGCCAGCTTGAAAGCCGCGACCACGCGCTGATGATCGGCGAGGCTATGCAGAAAGCCTGCGCCGCCGTCGGGGCGGGGTACGTCTTCAAGGCCAGCTACGACAAGGCCAACCGCACCTCGCTCAAGGGCAAGCGCGGCCTCGGCATGGACGAGGGCCTCGAAGTGCTCGCCGCCGTGAAGTCCGAGCTCGGTGTCCCGGTCCTTACCGACATCCACTCCGAAGCGCAGTGCGCACCCGTGGCGGAAGTCGTGGACATCATGCAGATCCCGGCCTTCCTCTGCCGGCAGACCGACCTTCTGCTCGCCGCGGGCAAGACCGGCGCGGTCATCAACATCAAGAAGGGTCAGTTTCTCGCCCCCTGGGACATGGCGAACGTCGCCTCCAAGGTCGCGTCGACCGGGAACGACCGTATTCTGCTGACAGAGCGGGGCGTGTCCTTCGGCTACAACACCCTTGTCGCCGACATGCGCTCGCTGCCCGAGATGATGAAGACCGGCTACCCGGTCGTGATGGACGCCACACACTCCGTGCAGCAGCCCGGCGGGCTCGGCGGCGCATCCGGCGGCCAGCGCGAGTTCGCGCCGGTCATGGCCCGTGCAGCCGTCAGCCTCGGCATTTCTGCGGTCTTCATCGAAACGCACGAGGACCCGGACAATTCGCCCTCCGACGGGCCGAACATGATCCACCTCGACCAGATGCCGGCGCTTGTCTCCCGGCTGATGGAGTTCGACAAGATCGCCAAGGCGGACCCCATCCGCCTCTGA
- the manD gene encoding D-mannonate dehydratase ManD — protein MKITDIKVFVTCPGRNFVTVKVYTDEGLTGVGDATLNGRELAAAAYLEEHVVPCLIGRDPRMSEDIWHYLYRGAYWRRGPVTMAAIAGIDTALWDIKAKAANMPLYQLLGGASRTKVLCYTHAQGREIGEAVDAVGERMSQGYKAIRAQVGIPGLPDVYGTGDGTLTNTADDAGLPKEEVWSTTKYLPRIPQLFEEIRAAHGDEIHLLHDAHHRLTPIEAARLGKDLEPFRLFWLEDTVPAENQDGFRLIRQHTTTPLAVGEVFNTIWDCKQLIEEQLIDYIRATCVHAGGPTALRRIMDFAGLHHVRTGCHGAADMSPICLGANLHLDLWAPNFGIQEYSGYSEEMLSVFPHAWSFEDGYMHPGEAVGHGVDFDEEAAAKHPYKRAYLPVNRLEDGTLWHW, from the coding sequence ATGAAAATCACCGACATCAAGGTCTTCGTGACCTGTCCGGGACGCAACTTCGTCACTGTGAAAGTCTATACCGACGAGGGGCTTACCGGCGTCGGCGATGCGACCCTCAACGGGCGCGAGCTCGCCGCCGCAGCCTACCTCGAAGAGCATGTCGTGCCCTGTCTGATCGGGCGTGATCCGCGGATGAGCGAGGACATCTGGCACTACCTCTACCGGGGCGCCTACTGGCGGCGTGGCCCGGTGACGATGGCCGCCATCGCCGGGATCGATACCGCGCTGTGGGACATCAAGGCGAAGGCGGCGAACATGCCGCTTTACCAGCTTCTCGGCGGGGCGAGCCGTACGAAGGTGCTCTGCTACACCCACGCGCAGGGCCGCGAGATCGGCGAGGCCGTCGACGCGGTCGGCGAGCGGATGTCTCAGGGCTACAAGGCGATCCGGGCACAGGTCGGCATCCCCGGTCTTCCGGATGTCTACGGGACCGGGGACGGCACGCTGACCAACACCGCGGATGACGCGGGACTGCCGAAGGAAGAGGTCTGGTCGACCACGAAGTACCTCCCCCGCATCCCGCAGCTGTTCGAGGAGATACGCGCAGCGCACGGCGACGAGATTCACCTGCTGCACGACGCGCACCATCGCCTGACGCCGATCGAGGCGGCACGACTTGGCAAGGACCTCGAACCGTTCCGGCTGTTCTGGCTGGAAGACACGGTGCCCGCCGAGAACCAGGATGGCTTCCGCCTGATCCGCCAGCACACGACGACGCCGCTGGCCGTGGGCGAAGTGTTCAATACGATCTGGGACTGCAAACAACTGATCGAAGAGCAGCTGATCGACTATATCCGCGCGACCTGCGTGCACGCGGGCGGGCCGACGGCACTGCGGCGGATCATGGATTTTGCCGGGCTCCACCATGTCCGCACCGGCTGTCACGGCGCGGCGGACATGTCCCCGATCTGCCTCGGCGCGAACCTGCACCTCGACCTCTGGGCGCCGAACTTCGGGATACAGGAGTACTCCGGCTACTCGGAGGAGATGCTCTCCGTCTTCCCGCACGCGTGGAGCTTCGAGGACGGCTACATGCATCCCGGCGAAGCGGTCGGGCATGGAGTCGACTTCGATGAGGAGGCCGCCGCAAAGCATCCCTACAAACGCGCCTACCTGCCGGTGAACCGTCTCGAGGACGGAACGCTCTGGCACTGGTGA